The proteins below come from a single Juglans regia cultivar Chandler chromosome 12, Walnut 2.0, whole genome shotgun sequence genomic window:
- the LOC108983514 gene encoding protein transport protein SEC23, with protein MDFVELEAIEGLRWSWNSWPASKSECSALVVPLSVMCTPLMQSSELPILPYDPLLCSHCGAILNPYARLDYTSRIWYCPFCYQKNPFPRSYSGIGETNLPAELFPTYSTVEYAPGRKSVSPGANPSGPNLNYKHNWSNGLSSSSSLASMVSSSSSLSMSGGDLRGGGSAFVFVVDTCTAEEELRALKNELLLLVERLPENALVGLVTFDSMVRVHDLGFSECSRVVLFHGDREVSSEQTQQFLGFNPTKKQHLGKTPLIRKQGFLLPVSECEFSVTTAIEEIHSSPHARVGHRPLRSTGTAILAALGLLEGCLVNIGSRIMVFLSGPATLGPGIVVDTNLVSAIRTHRDLINGQAPYYSKSSSFYQRVSHRLSDASIVLDLFAFSLDQVGASELKGPVESSGGFMMLGDSFESSQFRKCLQHIFDRDEEGNLKMYFDATIEIVTTKDVKICGALGPCVSLRRKNNLVSNNEIGEGGTYIWKLGTLNSKTCFAFFFQMSDEQKVQPGSAFSIQFITRYRYGNTEIRKRVTTAARRWVGNHSPEIAAGFDQEAAASVMARLAIARAEKCQAREVIRWLDDALIRFASKFGDYVQEDPSSFRLSSNFSLYPQFMYYLRRSQFIDVFNCTPDETAFFRLMLNREGVVGSLIMIQPTLLQYSFDGPPIPVLLDVRSISPDVILLFDSYFHVVIHYGSKISQWRKLGYDKDPSHGNLRKLLEAPELDAEQLVAERVPAPKIIKCDQHGSQARFLLAKLNPSVTHNSTYMQGSDIILTDDLSLEVFIDHLQALAVQG; from the exons ATGGATTTTGTGGAGTTGGAGGCCATCGAAGGTCTCCGCTGGTCCTGGAACTCATGGCCAGCGTCTAAATCTGAATGCTCAGCTCTAGTCGTACCCCTCAGCGTCATGTGCACGCCATTGATGCAATCCTCCGAGCTCCCGATCCTCCCCTACGATCCTCTCCTCTGCTCTCACTGCGGTGCCATTTTGAACCCCTACGCCCGACTCGATTACACGTCTCGCATTTGGTACTGCCCGTTTTGTTACCAGAAGAACCCGTTTCCTCGCTCCTATTCCGGTATCGGAGAGACCAATCTTCCCGCCGAACTTTTCCCGACTTACAGCACGGTGGAGTACGCCCCCGGGAGAAAGAGCGTGAGCCCCGGTGCCAACCCAAGTGGTCCGAATTTGAATTACAAGCATAATTGGTCGAACGGGCTCTCGTCGTCATCTTCGTTGGCGTCTATGGTTTCGTCGTCATCGTCGTTGTCGATGTCGGGCGGGGATTTGCGAGGGGGAGGATCTGCGTTTGTGTTCGTTGTGGACACCTGCACGGCCGAGGAGGAGCTACGGGCGCTTAAGAACGAGTTGTTGCTTTTGGTGGAGCGGTTGCCGGAGAATGCTTTGGTGGGATTGGTTACCTTTGATTCTATGGTTCGTGTCCATGATCTTGGATTTTCCGAGTGCTCGAGAGTCGTTTTGTTTCATGGAGATCGCGAGGTTTCTTCAGAGCAG ACCCAACAGTTTCTGGGTTTCAATCCCACAAAGAAACAGCATCTTGGAAAGACACCACTTATCCGAAAGCAGGGATTTTTGCTACCAGTGTCTGAATGTGAATTCAGTGTAACTACTGCAATAGAAGAGATCCATTCTTCACCGCATGCCAGGGTGGGTCATCGCCCTCTACGGTCCACAGGAACAGCAATATTAGCTGCACTTGGACTTCTCGAAGGATGCTTGGTAAATATTGGCTCTCGTATCATGGTCTTCTTATCTGGACCTGCGACTCTAGGACCAGGGATTGTTGTAGACACAAATCTTGTGAGCGCCATAAGAACTCATCGAGACCTGATAAATGGTCAAGCACCTTACTATAGTAAATCTAGCAGCTTCTATCAGCGAGTATCCCACAGGTTATCCGATGCATCTATTGTTCTTGATTTGTTTGCTTTTTCTCTTGATCAAGTTGGAGCTTCGGAGCTAAAAGGCCCTGTTGAGAGCTCAGGTGGATTCATGATGCTAGGAGACTCATTCGAGTCGAGCCAATTTAGAAAATGCTTGCAGCACATTTTTGATCGTGATGAAGAAGGAAACTTGAAGATGTATTTTGATGCAACTATTGAGATAGTGACCACTAAAGATGTCAAAATCTGTGGAGCCCTTGGACCTTGTGTATCCCTTCGGAGGAAGAACAATTTAGTGAGTAACAATGAGATTGGGGAGGGTGGTACTTATATATGGAAGTTGGGCACACTCAATAGCAAAACAtgctttgcttttttctttcaaatgagCGATGAGCAGAAGGTCCAACCTGGATCTGCATTTTCCATACAATTTATAACACGATATCGATATGGGAACACGGAAATAAGGAAAAGAGTGACAACTGCTGCAAGACGATGGGTTGGAAACCACTCACCAGAAATTGCTGCTGGATTTGACCAAGAAGCAGCCGCTTCTGTGATGGCAAGACTTGCTATTGCTCGAGCAGAAAAGTGTCAAGCTCGGGAGGTTATCAGATGGCTGGATGATGCATTGATCCGTTTTGCTTCTAAGTTTGGTGATTATGTCCAGGAAGATCCTTCTTCGTTCCGCCTTTCATCCAATTTCTCACTTTATCCACAGTTCATGTACTACTTAAGAAGGTCCCAGTTTATTGATGTATTTAACTGTACTCCTGATGAAACTGCTTTCTTTCGGCTGATGCTGAACCGTGAGGGGGTGGTTGGTTCGCTTATCATGATCCAACCTACACTTCTCCAATATTCCTTTGATGGGCCGCCTATTCCAGTCCTCTTAGATGTTCGCTCGATTTCTCCAGACGTTATTTTGCTCTTTGATTCTTATTTCCATGTGGTTATTCATTACGGATCTAAGATTTCTCAGTGGAGGAAGCTTGGTTATGACAAGGACCCAAGCCATGGGAATTTAAGAAAGCTGTTGGAAGCTCCAGAGCTTGATGCAGAGCAGCTCGTAGCTGAAAGAGTTCCTGCCCCTAAgattataaaatgtgatcagCATGGCAGTCAGGCAAGGTTTCTTCTAGCAAAATTGAATCCATCCGTTACTCATAATTCGACATACATGCAAGGATCAGATATTATTCTCACTGATGATTTGAGCTTGGAAGTTTTTATAGATCACTTGCAGGCCCTGGCAGTGCAGGGCTGA
- the LOC108983531 gene encoding sec-independent protein translocase protein TatB: protein MFGISYGELFLLIGATAALVGPKDLPILARTAGRLAGRAIGYVQLARGQFDNVMQQSQARQVHKELQDTMAQLEVIRHEIRGISFMNPGPLTRRLMDEPKDPASNIESACNRPPDKCEEAQKPISATMKDYSFKTSGFVDLHSQATAYARLAESETLKTGSLSSITEKENIIDESTLFTVLPISAESTGMLPDRKGSAKGSDIVLEAVLEAEVARNAKDFFSQPQNQIDRIDG from the exons ATGTTTGGTATTTCATACGGAGAGCTCTTCCTCTTGATCGGTGCCACCGCTGCCCTCGtcg GCCCAAAGGATCTCCCAATTTTAGCTAGAACTGCGGGGAGGTTAGCTGGTCGAGCAATCGGGTACGTTCAATTAGCTCGTGGGCAATTCGACAATGTTATGCAGCAGTCTCAAGCTCGTCag GTTCACAAAGAACTTCAAGATACAATGGCTCAACTAGAGGTTATTCGTCATGAAATCCGAGGTATCTCTTTTATGAATCCTGGTCCTTTGACTCGAAGGCTGATGGATGAACCTAAAGATCCTGCTTCCAACATAGAGTCTG CATGCAATAGGCCACCTGATAAGTGTGAAGAAGCACAGAAGCCTATAAGTGCTACGAtgaag GACTATAGCTTCAAGACCTCAGGTTTTGTTGATCTACATAGTCAAGCTACTGCTTATGCTAGATTGGCTGAGTCTGAAACCTTAAAGACTGGTTCTTTGAGTAGCATTACAGAAAAAGAGAACATCATTGATGAATCTACTCTCTTCACTGTCCTCCCAATTTCAGCTGAAAGCACTGGGATGCTACCAGATCGAAAGG GAAGTGCAAAAGGATCAGACATTGTGTTGGAAGCAGTACTTGAAGCAGAAGTAGCACGTAATGCCAAAGATTTCTTTTCACAACCCCAAAATCAGATAGACCGAATAGATGGGTAA
- the LOC108983530 gene encoding auxin-responsive protein IAA7-like encodes MEVSRKMVNMLGSERDLNFKETELCLGLPGGGGGSEPHEVIIKATGKRGFSETVDLKLNLQSKEEISVLKNASKEKNLLTCTKDPAKPPAKAQVVGWPPVRSYRIKNMMAQNNNNNNNKSEMEGDQKAGGISRSAAAALVKVCMDGAPYLRKVDLKMYKSYQELSDALAKMFSSFTMGNYGAQGMIDFMNESKLMDLLNSSEYVPTYEDKDGDWMLVGDVPWEMFVDSCKRLRIMKGSEAIGLAPRAMEKYCKNRS; translated from the exons ATGGAAGTTAGCAGGAAAATGGTGAACATGCTGGGCTCTGAGCGTGATTTGAACTTCAAGGAGACTGAGCTGTGTCTGGGATTGCCTGGTGGCGGTGGTGGGAGCGAGCCTCATGAGGTTATTATAAAAGCTACCGGAAAAAGAGGTTTCTCGGAGACTGTTGATCTGAAACTTAACCTTCAGTCTAAGGAAGAGATCAGCGTGTTGAAGAATGCTTCAAAGGAAAAGAACCTCCTTACTTGCACCAAAGATCCGGCTAAGCCACCGGCCAA GGCACAAGTTGTGGGATGGCCACCGGTGCGATCGTACAGGATCAAGAACATGATGgctcaaaataataacaataataataataaaagtgagATGGAGGGAGATCAGAAGGCTGGAGGCATCAGCAGAAGTGCTGCAGCCGCCTTGGTGAAGGTTTGCATGGACGGCGCACCATATCTTCGTAAAGTGGACTTGAAAATGTACAAGAGTTACCAAGAACTTTCTGATGCCTTGGCCAAGATGTTCAGTTCCTTCACCATGG GCAATTATGGGGCCCAAGGAATGATTGACTTCATGAACGAGAGCAAGTTAATGGATCTACTGAACAGCTCCGAGTATGTGCCAACCTATGAAGATAAGGATGGCGACTGGATGCTCGTGGGCGATGTTCCATGGGA gatgtTTGTTGATTCATGCAAGCGCCTGCGCATAATGAAAGGATCAGAAGCTATTGGGCTTG CACCCAGAGCCATGGAGAAGTACTGCAAGAACCGTAGCTAA